From the genome of Flavobacteriales bacterium:
CGGAGCAGATGTTCCAGGATATAGGAGCAGGGCGGGAATTCCAGATCCATTTCCGAAGGGAGCAGATTCGCAAGATCAACAAGACCTATAATGCCGTAGAATCCGGTGAGGCGGTGGCCTTGTTCAATTCGCGCAGATTCTTGGAGATCTCCTTCAATCAAGGCTCTTTCCATGGGGCTGGAGGAGCAGCATCCCTCTTCGGCCTCAAGGTGGATGATATGATACGTATGGAGTTCCTATGATCAGGCGCATCGTTAAAATGACCTTCCGAGAAGAGCACATCGAGGACTTCGAGAGGCTCTTTGCTGAGCACAAGGACCACATCCGGTCATTCAATGGTTGCCTACACCTGGAACTCTGGCAGGATCGATCCGATTCACGCATCTTCTTCACCTACAGCCACTGGCAGACCGAGGTCCACTTGGAGGCATATAGGCATAGTGCCTTATTCAAGCAGGTCTGGGCTCGGACCAAGGTGCTCTTCGATGAGCGCCCGGAGGCTTGGAGCGTGGACTTTAAAGCAGAAGGTTCTCAACTGTGAAAACTTGTTAAAGCTGTCCAGCCTACTGGATCGGATGGTGCGGAATAAAGATAATTTTGAGGCGTTCTAGAAATCAGGTTCCCCTCCCCTATGTGGGCATTGCTGAATAAAGAAATAAACGGATTCCTCTCGAGCCTCATAGGCTATGTGGTCATCATCGTCTTCCTACTGATGGTGAGTCTATTCATGTGGATATTCCCCGGTGACATGAATGTGCTGGACAAGGGCTATGCCGAGATGGATACCCTCTTCCTCATCGCACCCTGGGTCTTTCTCTTCCTGATACCGGCCATCACCATGCGCTCCTTCTCCGAGGAGAAACGCACCGGTACGTTAGAACTCCTACTCACCAAACCGCTGAGTGTCTGGCAGATCATCCTCGCCAAGTTCTTCTCGGGCTGGTTGCTGACCATCATCAGTATCCTGCCTACGGTGGTCTACTACTTCAGCATCTACAATCTGGCCGACCCCATCGGCAATGTGGACAGCGGGGGCATATTGGGATCCTATATCGGACTCGGATTCCTGAGTGCCGGATTTGTGAGCATAGGCATCTTCGCTTCATCGCTTACCGAGAATCAGATCGTGGCCTTCATTCTGGCCGTCTTCCTCTGCTTCTTCATCTTCATCGGCTTCGAGTCCATCGCCAGTTTCGACCTTCTGGGGCCTTTGGATAGCCTTATGCTCGATCTGGGGATAAACGAACATTACAGATCCATGAGCCGTGGGGTGGTAGATAGCCGGGATGTGCTCTACTTCCTGGGGCTGTGTACCGTATTCCTCCTACTGACCAAGACCAGCGTAGAAAGTCACCGATGGTAAGAAGCTACGGAAATAGGACCAAGAGTCTGTACCGCACTTTGGTCGGTATCGGCATCGTCATCTTGGTGGTGCTGCTAGGGAGCTTCCTTTTCATCCGCTGGGACCTGACCGAGGAGAAACGACATACCCTCACTCCCGCCAGTGTGGAAATGCTCGAAGGGCTGGATGATGTGGTCTTTGTCAAGGTCTACCTCAAGGGCGAGTATCCGGCAGAGTTCAAGAAGCTGGAGCAGGCTATACGCGAGCGGCTTGACGAGATGAAGGCCTACGCCCAGGACAATCTCGAGTACGAGTTCATCAATCCATCAGAGAGCGAAGACCGGGATGAGCGCAATGAACTCTACCAGTATCTGCAGGACTCCGGACTACAGTACACCAATATCACCTTCCAGAGCAAGGACGGTGTATCGGAGAAGATCATCTTCCCTGGAGCGTTGATCACCTATCGCAATCAGACCATGCCTTTGCAGATTCTCAAGAGCAATGAGCGGGCGGTGGATCCACAGATGATCAATAACTCGATCAACAATCTCGAGTATGAATTCGCCCATATCATCCGCAGGATCATCGAGGACAAACGGCCGAGCATCGCCTTCATCCAAGGTCATGGTGAGAGCGACCGTATGGAGACCTCTGATGCAGAGATCCTCCTGAGTGAGAGCTATAATGTCACCCGCGTGACCATCGATGGGAAATTGAGTTCACTGAGCATCCCCATGGACGATGAAGGCAAGACCCGACTCAACAAGTACGAACTCCTCATCATCTCCGATCCGGATAGTGCCTTCAGTGATGCCGATCGCTTCATGCTGGATCAATTCATCATGCGGGGTGGTAAGGTCATCTGGGCCGTGGATCCATTGATAGCGGATATGGACAGTCTGCGCAATTCGCAACAGACCATGGCCGTGAAACGCGAATTGGGCATCGAGGAGATGCTCTTCCAATACGGTGCACGCTTGGAG
Proteins encoded in this window:
- a CDS encoding antibiotic biosynthesis monooxygenase; its protein translation is MIRRIVKMTFREEHIEDFERLFAEHKDHIRSFNGCLHLELWQDRSDSRIFFTYSHWQTEVHLEAYRHSALFKQVWARTKVLFDERPEAWSVDFKAEGSQL
- the gldF gene encoding gliding motility-associated ABC transporter permease subunit GldF, which encodes MWALLNKEINGFLSSLIGYVVIIVFLLMVSLFMWIFPGDMNVLDKGYAEMDTLFLIAPWVFLFLIPAITMRSFSEEKRTGTLELLLTKPLSVWQIILAKFFSGWLLTIISILPTVVYYFSIYNLADPIGNVDSGGILGSYIGLGFLSAGFVSIGIFASSLTENQIVAFILAVFLCFFIFIGFESIASFDLLGPLDSLMLDLGINEHYRSMSRGVVDSRDVLYFLGLCTVFLLLTKTSVESHRW
- the gldG gene encoding gliding motility-associated ABC transporter substrate-binding protein GldG, with translation MVRSYGNRTKSLYRTLVGIGIVILVVLLGSFLFIRWDLTEEKRHTLTPASVEMLEGLDDVVFVKVYLKGEYPAEFKKLEQAIRERLDEMKAYAQDNLEYEFINPSESEDRDERNELYQYLQDSGLQYTNITFQSKDGVSEKIIFPGALITYRNQTMPLQILKSNERAVDPQMINNSINNLEYEFAHIIRRIIEDKRPSIAFIQGHGESDRMETSDAEILLSESYNVTRVTIDGKLSSLSIPMDDEGKTRLNKYELLIISDPDSAFSDADRFMLDQFIMRGGKVIWAVDPLIADMDSLRNSQQTMAVKRELGIEEMLFQYGARLENNMLLDRSCAPIGITTGMMGNQPQIEMFPWYFKPVIVPRDGHPIVSNIDPVVTEFVSSIDTIARPEIKKTVLLRSSEFTRILRPPVRINLSIVSIDPDFGEKKRPYQPIAVLLEGRFESAFKNRISSTYLQEGFEFREKSVENSMLVISDGDIFRNRVSADGKNYFTLGFDRYAGRKIYGNREFLLNAVNYMLDESSLISVRNRTIRLRQLNQEIILEDRGIIQMTNVALPIVIIMILGGLLNWLRNKRYKQDA